The following proteins are encoded in a genomic region of Labeo rohita strain BAU-BD-2019 chromosome 5, IGBB_LRoh.1.0, whole genome shotgun sequence:
- the nelfb gene encoding negative elongation factor B — protein sequence MFAGLPELGISNGEDLKETLTNCTEPLKAIDQFQMENGILLPTLQSALPFLDLHGTPRLEFHQSVFDELREKLMERVATIAEGKDEDRYVKLEELLEKSFPLVKMPSIQPIVMQVLKHLPKVPEKKLKQVMADKELYKVCAVEVKRQIWQDNQALFGDEVSPLLKQYIVEKEAALFSSDLSILHNFFSPSPKTRRQGEVVLKLTQMIGKNVKLYDMVLQFLRTLFLRTRNVHYCTLRAELLMSLHDLDISEICSVDPCHKFSWCLDACIREKFVDAKRARELQGFLDGVKKGQEQVLGDLSMILCDPFACNTLVLSTVRNLQELLSQDALPRDSPDLLLLLRMLSLGQGAWDMIDSQVFKEPRMDLEVVTRFLPAMMSIVVDDYTFTVEQKLPSEEKTSLTYPTTLPETFSRYIQENRVACEIGLYYVLIIAKQRNKNALQRLLPALVDTYNDMAFGDIFLHLLTGHLTLLSDEFGSEEFCNAVFDNFLLTSFSSKENVHRHCLRLLNHLHQKVLASYMETLMKTLEPPKQSSESVKELYTLLKEKLEASKKSPPEPEEAPSLDLGLHPVTVPSTPSTPTTPL from the exons ATGTTCGCAGGGTTACCAGAGCTGGGAATATCCAATGGGGAGGATTTGAAAGAAACTCTCACTAACTGCACAGAACCCCTGAAAGCCATCGACCAGTTTCAG ATGGAAAATGGCATATTGCTGCCAACCCTACAGTCTGCATTGCCTTTCCTGGATCTTCACGGGACTCCACGGTTGGAGTTTCATCAGTCGGTCTTCGATGAACTTCGAGAAAAGCTGATGGAGCGTGTTGCCACCATTGCAGAGGGCAAGGATGAGGACAG ATACGTAAAGCTGGAAGAACTTCTTGAGAAAAGCTTCCCATTGGTGAAGATGCCATCCATACAGCCCATTGTCATGCAAGTGCTGAAACATCTGCCAAAG GTACCTGAGAAGAAGCTGAAACAGGTGATGGCTGATAAAGAGCTGTACAAAGTCTGCGCAGTGGAGGTGAAACGGCAGATTTGGCAAGACAATCAGGCTCTGTTTGGGGATGAGGTGTCTCCTCTATTGAAACAGTATATTGTGGAGAAGGAGGCGGCTCTTTTCAGCAGTGACCTCTCTATCCTTCACAATTTTTTTAGTCCTTCACCCAAAACACGGCGACAGGGTGAG gTGGTGTTGAAGCTGACTCAGATGATTGGTAAGAACGTAAAGCTCTACGATATGGTACTACAGTTCCTGCGGACGCTATTCTTGCGCACACGGAACGTACACTACTGCACTCTGCGAGCTGAGCTGCTCATGTCCCTCCATGACCTCGACATTAGCGAGATCTGTTCAGTCGACCCTTGTCACAAG TTTTCTTGGTGTTTGGATGCCTGCATCAGGGAAAAGTTTGTGGATGCTAAACGGGCCCGAGAGTTACAAGGCTTCCTGGACGGAGTGAAGAAAGGGCAGGAACAAGTGTTAGG TGACCTGTCTATGATCCTCTGTGACCCATTTGCCTGTAACACACTAGTGTTGAGTACCGTGAGGAACCTTCAAGAGCTGTTGAGCCAGGACGCCCTGCCCAGA GACAGCCCCGATCTTCTCCTCCTGCTGCGGATGCTTTCTCTTGGCCAGGGTGCTTGGGATATGATTGACAGCCAGGTTTTTAAAGAGCCACGTATG GATTTGGAGGTGGTAACACGCTTTCTGCCTGCCATGATGTCAATAGTGGTGGATGACTACACGTTCACCGTGGAGCAGAAACTGCCAAGTGAGGAGAAGACCTCTCTGACGTATCCCACCACTCTCCCTGAAACCTTCTCCAG GTATATACAGGAAAACAGGGTGGCGTGTGAGATCGGTCTTTATTATGTGCTTATCATCGCTAAGCAGAGGAATAAAAATGCTTTACAGCGGCTTCTGCCTGCACTGG TTGATACCTATAACGACATGGCGTTTGGAGACATCTTTCTCCATCTTCTCACTGGTCATCTGACTCTGCTGTCTGATGAATTTGGATCAGAGGAGTTCTGTAATGCTGTCTTTGATAACTTCCTTCTCACGTCTTTCTCTAG TAAGGAGAATGTTCACCGACACTGTCTTCGCTTGCTGAATCATCTCCATCAGAAGGTGCTGGCATCCTACATGGAAACCTTAATGAAGACGCTTGAACCAccaaaacag AGCAGTGAGTCAGTGAAAGAACTGTACACCCTGTTGAAAGAGAAGCTCGAAGCTTCTAAGAAAAGCCCCCCGGAACCAGAGGAAGCCCCTTCTCTTGATCTCGGCCTTCACCCTGTTACTGTGCCCTCCACCCCCTCCACTCCTACAACTCCTCTCTGA